The DNA sequence TTCTCAACTGTCCGATCCAGAATATTGTAACGATTCTGATTGATGATAAACGGACAATGCAGTTCGTCCAGAATCCGCTCTGCTTTCGCCATCGTCGGACCGTCATAATTCGACAGACCTACGTATAAAGCCTTACCGCTTCTTACGATCTGTGCAAGTGCTTCCATCGTTTCTTCTAATGGTGTGTTCGGATCCATGCGATGATGATAGAAGATATCTACATATGGAAGTCCCATTCTCTTTAAGCTCTGATCCAGACTCGCGATCAGGTATTTGCGGCTGCCCCAGTTGCCATAAGGACCTTCCCACATATCAAATCCTGCTTTTGTACTGATCACCATCTCGTCTCTGTAAGCACTCATTTCTTCCCGGAGGATTCTGCCGAAGTTTTCCTCTGCGCTTCCATATACCGGACCGTAATTATTTGCCAGATCAAAATGTGTGATTCCGTGATCAAATGCGGTAAAGCACATCTGTTTCATATTCTCATAATTATCTACACTACCGAAATTATGCCAGAGACCAAGTGCGATCGGAGGAAGCATCAGACCGCTTTTACCGCAATGGCGGTAAAAATCCGTTCCTTCTGTCTCTGTATATCTGGTCTTTGAAGCTGTATATTCAGCCATATAAACTAACCCCTTTCTATCTTAAACAAACAGGCAATTGTATCTTCTCTATGCCCTGTATTCCGGCACGTTTACAATTGCCTGTCTGTTACTTATTTACTGAATATTTTCATTATGCACCATAGCCATCCGGATTCATGCTCTGCCATCTCCATGAATCTGCGCACATCTCGTCAATTCCGTATTCTGCTTCCCAGCCAAGTTCTTTCTTAGCAAGAGTTGCATCAGAATAACAGGTTGCGATATCACCTGCACGACGAGGCTTGATCTCATAAGGAATCTTCTTGCCGCATGCCTTCTCAAATGCCTTAACAACATCTAAAACGCTGTATCCTTTTCCTGTACCCAGATTGTAAATCTTTACACCCGGATTCTCTTTGATCTTATTGATCGCTTTTACATGACCCTTGGCAAGATCTACAACATGAATATAATCTCTGACACCTGTTCCGTCCGGTGTATCATAGTCATCACCGAATACACCAAGACAAGGAAGCTTTCCTACCGCTACCTGTGCTACATAAGGAAGCAGGTTGTTTGGAATACCCTTTGGATCTTCTCCGATCAGTCCGCTCTTATGTGCTCCGATTGGATTGAAGTAACGAAGCAGGATTACATTCCATTCCGGATCTGCTGTGTGGATATCTGTCAGGATCTGCTCAAGCATATGCTTGGTCCAGCCGTAAGGATTTGTGCAGACACCCTTTGGACATTCCTCTGTGATCGGAATAAATGCAGGATTGCCATATACGGTTGCAGATGATGAAAAGATAATGTTCTTGCATCCATTCTCGCGCATTGCCTTGCAAAGTGTTAATGTACCCGCAATGTTATTCTCATAATATTCGAGTGGCTTACGAACAGACTCACCAACTGCCTTTAAGCCTGCAAAATGAATTACTGTATCCGGCTTTTCTTTTGCAAAGATTTCATTCATTGCATCCAGATCACGGATATCCTTCTCATAAAATGTTACGTCTTTTCCTGTTATCTCTTTTATTCTTCCAATTACTTTCGGACTCGCATTATACAGATTGTCAACAACTACTACATCATATCCTGCTTCTAATAATTCAACGCAGGTATGACTTCCAATATAACCAGCACCACCTGTTACTAAGATCTTCATATCATAATCCTCCTGTAAAATAAATTCTTAACCTTCGGTTATCACAACATTTATCGGTACCGGATTCTCTGTTACGATAACCACTATCATCATTATACACGAGAATAAAAACTAATCAATAGTTTTTGCTAAATTTTTACTAAAAGTTAGTAAATTTTATTCTTTTTGTTTACTGCATGAATTCTACCGCATGCTTCCGCTTCCATATCGGCATCAGATTCCGCTGGCAGGTCGGATTCTTCCGCTGTTCAATCCCGATCGTATGAAAGAAGGTCTTCCAGAGTTCGGTATATTCATCCTTCAATAATTCCGTCTGTCGGAGCGTCTTCATTTCCTCATCGGACAACTCCCGCAAATACATCTTCTGAGCCTTTTCCTTCATATATCGGTTCTGTTCTGAAATCTCTCTTTCTCTATCTGCCTGCTGCCCTGAGTAATGTTTTCCCGGATGGATCACCGCATACTTCCGGTTATCATCAAGGATCATAAAATATTCATCCGGCATCCGGTCTGCAAAATGCTCTGCCACCTGATAGATCACATCATGCTTCGGTTCCAGATGACAGACATACACCTTATTATCGATCGAATTGAATCTGGCAAATTCCCGAAAATGATGAATTTCATTTCCAACTGCCCGCCGAATCTCCAGCATCCGGCTAACCGGAGGCTCTGCAAGCATCCCGATCACCCTTGGTCCTGCCTGAAATCCGATCCGCAAAAACCGGTAGATATCGTCCAGTACATCATCTTCCATCAGACAGGCATAATACACATCGATATATGCCTGCATCCCGATCTTATTTCGAACGGAACGCAGAACCTTTTCCGTCTTTTCTGCATCGGCATCCACATGGACATACTCGTCAAATAAAGTTGCCTGCACGATCGGCTCCGTCCGTAACTGCACCTTATCATGTCCGACCCGGAGTGCATAAACCCATGCATCATAGATGCAGGTCATCATATCTTCTAATTGATGTTTACAGGTAAATATCCTCATATTTACATTCTCCCATCTATATCCTCATCTATCTATAAAATCTATCCTGACAATATTTCTTCATACAATCGTCTATTCTTAAATAGGATTTTACATTTATCCACAAATCAATTCGGAACTCCAAATACTCCCTGAGCATCAAAAAAGGATAACTGCCTATATTCTTCTTCCTTATGCTCTACCTGCCAGTTTTCTTTTGCATACTCGCCTATCAGTTGTCTGGTAATATACTGCTCTTCGATCGGTATCTTATACATCATCCGTCCTCCACAGGTAATAAAATAATGCGCCCGTTTCAACACCACGCCCATCTTCTTCAGATGGTCAAATTCCAGATGTCCGTACCGTCTCGCCTTTACGATCCTGCCTGCTGATTTCGGTCCTATCCCCGGCACCCGGAGCAGCGTATCATAAGAAGCTGTCTGCACTTCGATCGGGAACTGTTCCAGATGCCGGATCGCCCAGTCGCATTTCGGATCCATCCGGACATTAAAATTCGGTCGCTCCTCCGACAACAATTCATCTGCCTGAAATCCGTAAAACCGCAGCAGCCAGTCTGCCTGATACAGTCGGTGTTCTCTCAGAAGCGGAACCGGAGTCGCAAGAGACGGAAGTGCCGAGTCCTCATTTACCGGAATATAGGCGGAATAAAAGACACGTTTCAGATCATAGTTCTGGTATAACTTCTGTGTTGTCTGAACCAGCGTATAGTCGCTCTCATCGGATGCCCCAATGATCATCTGTGTACTCTGACCTGCCGGTGCAAATGCCCGTGGCTTCCATGTATCCTGAGTTGCCGGAGCAAAGGAAGCAGCTTTCTTCCAAAGAGAGCCGCCTCCATTACTCTGTGCTCCGGTCAGCCGTAACTGTTCTTTCCCGAATATACTTCCCGGCAGGTAACGATTCCCCAGACTGCGTTCCATTCTTGCATCTTTCCCTATCAGGGTTCTTGTCTCTGCGATCGTATCACGCACCTTCCCCATCGGAGTCATGATCGTCTGGAAACTCTTATTCGGAGCAAGCTTCTTTAGGCTCTCCGCAGTCGGCAGCTCCAGATTCACACTGATGCGGTCGGCCAGAAATCCGGCAGCCGCAAGTAGTTCATCCGGTGCACCCGGAATCGTCTTTACATGAATATATCCGTTGAACCTGTATTTTGTACGAAGGAGCTGTAAGGTTATACAGATCTGCTCCATCGTGTATGCCGGATCATGGATCACACCGGAGCTTAAGAACAGCCCTTCTATATAATTCCTTTTATAAAATTCGATCGTCAGTTCACAGATCTCCTCCGGCGTAAAAGTGGCACGCTTGACATCATTCGATACTCGGTTCACGCAATACTTGCAGTCATAAATACAATGATTCGTCATCAGAATCTTGAGCAGAGAGATACAGCGTCCGTCTGATGCAAAGCTGTGACAGATTCCGCAGGATCGTGCATTTCCGAGCATTCCTTCCTTTCCTTTTCGATCCACACCGCTGGATGTACATGCCACATCATACTTCGCCGCATCCGCCAGTATATGTAATTTTTCCTGTATAGTTTTATTTGCTTGTATTTCGAACATATGTTTATTATAAGAACTTACGTTCGATTTTTCAAGTGGAAATTTTTGTTTTTTGTGTTTGCGGACGAAAAAGGCTTCCGCTCTACCTTCGACGTAATGGTACATAAGGCTGCAAAATACGCAGCCTAAGTACCAACGCGAATAAACTGAGACCTTAACGAGGGGACCGAGTTTAGTTCGAAGTTACACAGAGGGGGCAGGCTTGCTTCACAATAATAATACTCTCGTCCATTTTGCTCAAAAACAATACTTTGCAAACAGGTTTGATATATCTGCAATATTAACAGGAAGCCTTTTTCTGTCTTTGTAATAAACTACATGCATATTTCCACATTTAAAAATCAAACTGGTAATCGTTTCATATTGCGAAAATGTTACAGAATTATTACAATTCCATTGTACTCGATCGATACATTTATAAATTACAACAGGAGGATCTTATTATGTGTATGAATTGTAACTGTTCAGATCTTTGGAATATGATCTGCAAATATCTGGGTTTAGGCTGTTAAATTAAAAAAAGGCTTCCCACTAATGTATGGGCTTATATCTTTATGGAACAGACCTTTTTTCACGTCGGTCCTTAGTGAACTGCGATAAGCAGTGAACTTAGTACCGTTACGTGAAAAATAGAACGCAAGTGTTCTGTGAAATAAAGGATATAGCCCATGCATCAGTGGGAAGCCTTTTTATTATTAAATATTTTAATTATTTCTTCTTATTCTTCAAGTCTGTCACCAGAATCATTGCTGCGCCGACTACCATAACGATCGCACCGATCAGCAGGAAGATGGTTCCATAGCCAAGGCTATAGACTATATCGCCATTGGTATTATTCTTAATCTGAACCATTGTATTGACCAGATCGATCATGATCACAGCCAGAGTCAGGATCGCTGTAAGTAACGTCCATTTTCTTGCATTTTTAAATACCATTATAATACTTGTGATCAATGCAAAAAATATAACAAGGATTCCATCTCCACTCAGGAAATTGACGGATTCTGTTGTTCCATCCACAGTCGCCTGAACGAACGGCTGGAAGTTTGCCCATATCAGAAGCACCGCCATAAGTCCGATCAGAACTCTTCCGATCGCAACAGGTTTCGGTGTCTCCATCTTCTCATTTGCTACATTTGAAAACCGTTTGGAGATTCCTCCATAGGTCTTACTGTAATCCATAATGGATAAATCTTTCTCTCTGTGCTCTCCACTGCCGGAGGTTGTCTGCACAGAATCTTTCTCATTCTGTTCTGCCATAAAAAACTCCTTTAATTACTCCTCTGGGACAAGGCTACGATCGTGAAACGATTTACAACCTTTGTCATTGCTTCCTACTGCTCCCGGAAAATGATATTTCCTGTCGCTGCATCCATCTCGTCTACAATTGCAAGGGATTCCAGATGATATCCCAGATTCCGGATGATCTGTCCGCCGGTCTGGAAGCCTTTTTCGATTACGATACCGATTCCCGCAACATTTGCACCGGCTGATGTCACGATAGAGATCAGTCCCTGAAGGGCACAGCCATTTGCAAGGAAGTCATCAATGATCAGAACATTGTCGTCCGGATTCAAGAACTTCTTTGACACGATAACCTGATTCTTACATTTGTGGGTAAAGGATTCTACCTCTGCCACATACACTTCACCTTCTATATTGATGCTTTTTGATTTCTTCGCAAAGATAACAGGCACATCAAACTGTCGCGCTGCCACACATGCGATCCCGATTCCGGATGCCTCGATCGTGAGAATCTTATTGATCGGCGTTCCTTCAAAACGCTTCTTAAATTCTTCACCGATCTGGTCAAATAACCGGATGTCCATCTGGTGATTCAAAAAGCTGTCAACCTTTAATACATTTCCTTCTTTGACAATTCCGTCTTTTACAATTCTTTCTTCTAAGAAATTCAACTGTAGTTCCTCCTTGAGATTGCTTTCGTCCTTAACAAACAATTAGTACAATCATACATCATTTCTCGACGAGATTCTACTGGAAATGTATTTTTTATGATTCGGATTATTTACGCCTACCAGTCTGATCCCATTTTGCTGAGTGCTGATGCAATACTATCAATTCCAAGCACGATCAGATACAGTCCGATCAGATAACCGAATGCGACAACTGCCATAATCGGTTCTATCAGAAGCATAATTCCGATCACGATACCGATGATATTCAACAACAGGGATACAAGTCCGAAGCTGTTACCTGCAAAATACCGTACAGTGCTGATATGGGACAGTCTGGATATACTGTGCATAATGATCCAGAGTGCAAAGAGCCAGATCACTAACCGTTGTGCGGCTCCCGGACAGAGAATCAGCATCATACCAAGCAGGGTACTTAAGATGCCGGAGGTCAGGGATACTGTCGGTACAACTCCCATATGCCGCTCCATCTTTACATAGAATATAATATCAGCTATACCGCTGACTGCTGCCACGATTCCGTAACAGATGACAATACTGTTCAACATACTTTCAGGACGGATCATCGTAAAGATGCCAAGTATAGTGAGTATGATTCCAAGTATCAGCTCCATCCAGCCAAATTCTGTTCGTTTCCTCATAATTCTCACCTCTTATCCTGTAAAATGCTCATAAATTCGTCTCCTGTGATCGTCTCTTTCTCATATAAAAAGGCTGCCAGCTCATCCAGCTTTTCCCGGTTCTCCTCTAAGATCTTACGCGCTTTTTCATGCTGAACCTTCACCAGTTCTACAACCTTGCGGTCAATCTCCCGCTGGGTTTCCGGTGAACAGGTAAGGGATGTATCCCCACCAAGATACTGATTATTTCTCGTCTCCATCGCAACCATATCAAAGTCATCATTCATGCCATACTGGGTAATCATCGCCCGTGCGATCTTCGTTGCCTGCTCGATATCATTCGATGCTCCGGTCGTAACTTCACCGAATATCACTTCCTCTGCTGCACGTCCACCGGTAAAGGTTGCAATCTTATTTTCCAGTTCTTCTTTTGTCAGCAGATATTTGTCTCCCTGTTCCACCTGCATGGTGTAGCCGAGCGCACCTGAGGTTCTCGGAATGATCGTGATCTTCTGTACCGGTGCCGAGTGCGACTGCATGGCCGCTACGAGTGCATGGCCGATCTCATGATAGGCAACCACATGCTTTTCTTTATCTGATAAAACAGCATTCTTCTTCTGATATCCTGCGATAACTACTTCTACGCTTTCTTCAAGATCTGCTTCTGTAACGATCGTTCTGCCTGCCCGTACTGTCCGAAGAGCTGCTTCATTTACGATATTTGCCAGCTCTGCACCGGAAGCTCCTGCTGCCATTCTTGCGATCGTATGGAAATTCACATCATCCGAAACCTTGATCTTTCTGGCATGTACCTGAAGGATTGCTTCCCTTCCTTTCAGATCCGGAAGTTCAACCGGAACTCTACGGTCGAATCGACCCGGACGGGTAAGTGCAGGATCAAGCGATTCCGGTCGGTTTGTTGCCGCCAGGATGATAACGCCGTTGTTTCCTTCAAAGCCATCCATCTCAGTCAGGAGCTGGTTCAAGGTCTGTTCTCTTTCATCATTTCCTCCGATCTGTCCGTCACGCTTCTTACCGATCGCATCGATCTCATCGATAAATACGATACATGGTGCTTTTTCCTTTGCCTGCTTGAACAGATCTCTGACCTTGGAGGCACCCATACCTACAAACATTTCTACGAATTCCGAACCGGACATCGAGAAGAACGGTACATTGGACTCTCCCGCAACTGCTTTTGCAAGCATTGTTTTACCGGTTCCCGGAGGACCTACTAACAGGACACCTTTTGGCATCAAAGCACCGACATCCGTATATTTCGCAGGGTTGTGCAAATAATCAACGATTTCTGCCAGATTTTCTTTTGCTTCATCCTCTCCTGCGACATCCGAGAAACGGATACCGTTTGTTGACTGCACATATACCTTGGCATTGCTCTTGCCCATTCCAAAGGACATCGCATTCTTACCGCCCGCCTGTTCGATCAGCTTCTTACTGAAATACTGACCCAGTCCGATG is a window from the Lachnospiraceae bacterium GAM79 genome containing:
- a CDS encoding xanthine phosphoribosyltransferase, producing the protein MNFLEERIVKDGIVKEGNVLKVDSFLNHQMDIRLFDQIGEEFKKRFEGTPINKILTIEASGIGIACVAARQFDVPVIFAKKSKSINIEGEVYVAEVESFTHKCKNQVIVSKKFLNPDDNVLIIDDFLANGCALQGLISIVTSAGANVAGIGIVIEKGFQTGGQIIRNLGYHLESLAIVDEMDAATGNIIFREQ
- the galE gene encoding UDP-glucose 4-epimerase GalE, which encodes MKILVTGGAGYIGSHTCVELLEAGYDVVVVDNLYNASPKVIGRIKEITGKDVTFYEKDIRDLDAMNEIFAKEKPDTVIHFAGLKAVGESVRKPLEYYENNIAGTLTLCKAMRENGCKNIIFSSSATVYGNPAFIPITEECPKGVCTNPYGWTKHMLEQILTDIHTADPEWNVILLRYFNPIGAHKSGLIGEDPKGIPNNLLPYVAQVAVGKLPCLGVFGDDYDTPDGTGVRDYIHVVDLAKGHVKAINKIKENPGVKIYNLGTGKGYSVLDVVKAFEKACGKKIPYEIKPRRAGDIATCYSDATLAKKELGWEAEYGIDEMCADSWRWQSMNPDGYGA
- the ftsH gene encoding ATP-dependent zinc metalloprotease FtsH; the encoded protein is MKEVKSPKKPLIFYYGIVLVVLLVFNMFIYPLLMKIQVKEVDYGTFMKMINEKNIGEVEVDDSEIIFTDKDKNTYYKTGAMDDPGLTERLYDAGAVFSKNVDETVSPVWHFLLTFLLPIIIFIGLGQYFSKKLIEQAGGKNAMSFGMGKSNAKVYVQSTNGIRFSDVAGEDEAKENLAEIVDYLHNPAKYTDVGALMPKGVLLVGPPGTGKTMLAKAVAGESNVPFFSMSGSEFVEMFVGMGASKVRDLFKQAKEKAPCIVFIDEIDAIGKKRDGQIGGNDEREQTLNQLLTEMDGFEGNNGVIILAATNRPESLDPALTRPGRFDRRVPVELPDLKGREAILQVHARKIKVSDDVNFHTIARMAAGASGAELANIVNEAALRTVRAGRTIVTEADLEESVEVVIAGYQKKNAVLSDKEKHVVAYHEIGHALVAAMQSHSAPVQKITIIPRTSGALGYTMQVEQGDKYLLTKEELENKIATFTGGRAAEEVIFGEVTTGASNDIEQATKIARAMITQYGMNDDFDMVAMETRNNQYLGGDTSLTCSPETQREIDRKVVELVKVQHEKARKILEENREKLDELAAFLYEKETITGDEFMSILQDKR
- a CDS encoding aldo/keto reductase, giving the protein MAEYTASKTRYTETEGTDFYRHCGKSGLMLPPIALGLWHNFGSVDNYENMKQMCFTAFDHGITHFDLANNYGPVYGSAEENFGRILREEMSAYRDEMVISTKAGFDMWEGPYGNWGSRKYLIASLDQSLKRMGLPYVDIFYHHRMDPNTPLEETMEALAQIVRSGKALYVGLSNYDGPTMAKAERILDELHCPFIINQNRYNILDRTVEKNGLLKQTYASGRGLICFSPLAQGMLTDKYLQNIPKDSRVARDGRFLHEDQVVSMRPLLTELNDIAAGYNMSLSELAIAWLLNKPEVTTVLIGASKPEQILSNLKAAEKQRTTEMEAEELALIEKAVNLYHA
- a CDS encoding DUF308 domain-containing protein produces the protein MRKRTEFGWMELILGIILTILGIFTMIRPESMLNSIVICYGIVAAVSGIADIIFYVKMERHMGVVPTVSLTSGILSTLLGMMLILCPGAAQRLVIWLFALWIIMHSISRLSHISTVRYFAGNSFGLVSLLLNIIGIVIGIMLLIEPIMAVVAFGYLIGLYLIVLGIDSIASALSKMGSDW
- a CDS encoding putative DNA modification/repair radical SAM protein gives rise to the protein MFEIQANKTIQEKLHILADAAKYDVACTSSGVDRKGKEGMLGNARSCGICHSFASDGRCISLLKILMTNHCIYDCKYCVNRVSNDVKRATFTPEEICELTIEFYKRNYIEGLFLSSGVIHDPAYTMEQICITLQLLRTKYRFNGYIHVKTIPGAPDELLAAAGFLADRISVNLELPTAESLKKLAPNKSFQTIMTPMGKVRDTIAETRTLIGKDARMERSLGNRYLPGSIFGKEQLRLTGAQSNGGGSLWKKAASFAPATQDTWKPRAFAPAGQSTQMIIGASDESDYTLVQTTQKLYQNYDLKRVFYSAYIPVNEDSALPSLATPVPLLREHRLYQADWLLRFYGFQADELLSEERPNFNVRMDPKCDWAIRHLEQFPIEVQTASYDTLLRVPGIGPKSAGRIVKARRYGHLEFDHLKKMGVVLKRAHYFITCGGRMMYKIPIEEQYITRQLIGEYAKENWQVEHKEEEYRQLSFFDAQGVFGVPN
- a CDS encoding TIGR03915 family putative DNA repair protein; the protein is MRIFTCKHQLEDMMTCIYDAWVYALRVGHDKVQLRTEPIVQATLFDEYVHVDADAEKTEKVLRSVRNKIGMQAYIDVYYACLMEDDVLDDIYRFLRIGFQAGPRVIGMLAEPPVSRMLEIRRAVGNEIHHFREFARFNSIDNKVYVCHLEPKHDVIYQVAEHFADRMPDEYFMILDDNRKYAVIHPGKHYSGQQADREREISEQNRYMKEKAQKMYLRELSDEEMKTLRQTELLKDEYTELWKTFFHTIGIEQRKNPTCQRNLMPIWKRKHAVEFMQ